Proteins encoded in a region of the Phacochoerus africanus isolate WHEZ1 chromosome 8, ROS_Pafr_v1, whole genome shotgun sequence genome:
- the LOC125133405 gene encoding LOW QUALITY PROTEIN: cytochrome P450 4A25-like (The sequence of the model RefSeq protein was modified relative to this genomic sequence to represent the inferred CDS: substituted 1 base at 1 genomic stop codon) → MSVSVLSPIRALGSVPGLLHVASLFRLLLLLLEAPQFYLRKQWLLKALQQFPSPPSHWLYGHSREIHSYGPGDGLLLLVGQVWFQHWRMLTPAFHYDVLKPYMRLRANSVQVMLDKWEQLVAQDPRLEIVGPVSLMTLDTIMKCAFSHQGSVQTDGNSHSYPQAIRDSATCSSPRVRNAFLLKGITYRLRPGSRLSRXTCKLAHSKTDRVIQLRKAQLQKQGEMENVRKKRHLDFLDILLLARMEKGNSLPDTDLRAEVDTFMFEGHDTTASGISWILYALASHPEHQQRCREEIQGLLGDGTSITWDHLDQMPYTTMCIKEALRLYPPVPGVSRELSKPITFPDGRSLPAGMSITTPTNLSICRNTWELRHPRGRLHPAGGGVTMWAPRPLSWDAGWPRPSPPSTTSPWGQETLCPSFKRWAGWEVPGSCEQEEENGFAAGGDPCCCGVTRMLVRSLGPERGDHPWA, encoded by the exons ATGAGTGTCTCTGTGCTGAGCCCCATCAGAGCCCTGGGCAGTGTCCCGGGGCTCCTGCATGTGGCTTCACTGTtcaggctgctgctgcttctcctcgaGGCACCACAGTTCTATCTGCGCAAACAGTGGCTACTCAAAGCCCTCCAGCAGTTCCCGTCCCCTCCTTCCCACTGGCTCTATGGACACAGCAGGGAG ATCCACAG CTATGGACCAGGCGATGGTTTGCTCCTGTTGGTTGGGCAGGTGTGGTTCCAGCACTGGCGGATGCTGACCCCAGCCTTCCACTATGACGTCCTGAAGCCCTACATGCGTCTCAGGGCCAACTCTGTCCAGGTGATGCTG gaCAAGTGGGAGCAGCTCGTCGCCCAGGACCCACGTCTGGAGATCGTGGGACCCGTCTCCTTGATGACCCTGGACACCATCATGAAGTGCGCCTTCAGCCACCAGGGCAGCGTCCAGACTGACGG GAACTCCCACTCCTACCCCCAGGCCATCAGGGACTCAGCAACCTGTTCATCCCCCCGGGTGAGAAATGCCTTCCTCCTAAAGGGCATCACCTATAGGCTGAGACCTGGAAGCCGCCTGAGCCGCTGAACCTGCAAGCTGGCGCA TTCCAAAACAGACCGAGTGATCCAGCTGAGGAAGGCGCAGCTGCAAAagcagggagagatggagaacGTGAGGAAGAAGAGGCACTTGGATTTCCTGGACATCCTCCTCCTTGCCCGA ATGGAGAAGGGGAACAGCTTGCCGGACACCGACCTCCGTGCTGAAGTGGACACGTTCATGTTCGAGGGTCATGACACCACAGCCAGTGGCATCTCCTGGATCCTCTATGCTCTGGCCTCCCACCCTGAGCATCAGCAGAGATGTCGGGAGGAGATCCAAGGCCTCCTGGGGGATGGCACCTCCATCACCTG GGACCACCTGGACCAGATGCCCTACACCACCATGTGCATCAAGGAGGCCCTGAGACTCTATCCGCCAGTACCAGGAGTTAGCAGAGAGCTCAGCAAGCCCATCACCTTCCCTGATGGACGCTCCTTACCTGCAGGTATGAGCATCACCACACCCACTAACCTCAGCATCTGCAGGAACACATGGGAGCTCAGACACCCAC GTGGACGACTCCAtccagcagggggtggggtgacCATGTGGGCACCACGCCCTCTGTCCTGGGACGCAGGCTGGCCAAGGCCCTCACCCCCCTCCACCACTTCCCCTTGGGGACAGGAGACCCTCTGCCCCAGCTTCAAGCGGTGGGCAGGCTGGGAGGTGCCGGGCAGCTGTGAGCAGGAGGAGGAAAATGGGTTTGCAGCGGGAGGAGACCCCTGCTGCTGCGGGGTCACCAGGATGCTGGTGCGGTCTCTGGGCCCTGAGAGGGGCGACCACCCGTGGGCATGA